From the Escherichia marmotae genome, one window contains:
- the tnpA gene encoding IS66-like element accessory protein TnpA has translation MSIIFNGHYRMKHRTWITEALRLHFEEHLPRVVAGRRLGVPKSTVCSMFVRFRRAGLSWPLPAGMSEQELDACLYGQFSTVPVVRPESTVISEAPVVKKRPRRPNFPYEFKIALVEQSLQPGACVAQIARENGINDNLLFNWRHQYRKGGLLLSGKNMPALLPVTLTPEPDNKIPAPAQEPEQINTPSDSLCCELVLPAGTLRLKGKLTPALLQTLIREIKGSSH, from the coding sequence ATGTCCATCATTTTTAATGGACACTATCGTATGAAACACCGGACCTGGATCACTGAAGCTTTACGTCTTCACTTTGAAGAACATTTACCCCGGGTTGTGGCCGGGCGTCGCCTGGGTGTACCAAAATCAACAGTTTGTAGTATGTTCGTGCGCTTTCGGAGAGCTGGCCTTTCGTGGCCTTTGCCCGCAGGCATGTCGGAGCAGGAACTTGATGCCTGCCTTTACGGACAATTTTCCACGGTACCAGTCGTACGTCCTGAAAGCACCGTTATATCCGAAGCCCCCGTGGTAAAAAAACGTCCCCGGCGGCCCAACTTCCCTTATGAGTTTAAAATCGCCTTAGTGGAGCAGTCACTGCAGCCCGGAGCCTGTGTGGCGCAGATCGCCCGGGAAAACGGAATCAACGATAACCTGCTCTTCAACTGGCGCCATCAATACCGGAAAGGTGGCCTGCTGCTTTCCGGAAAAAATATGCCGGCACTGCTTCCCGTGACGTTAACGCCGGAGCCGGATAATAAAATCCCGGCCCCCGCACAGGAACCAGAGCAGATAAATACACCGTCCGACAGTCTGTGTTGTGAGCTGGTTCTGCCGGCCGGAACTCTCAGGCTTAAAGGTAAACTGACGCCGGCGTTATTACAGACACTTATCCGCGAAATAAAAGGGAGCAGCCACTGA
- the tnpB gene encoding IS66 family insertion sequence element accessory protein TnpB (TnpB, as the term is used for proteins encoded by IS66 family insertion elements, is considered an accessory protein, since TnpC, encoded by a neighboring gene, is a DDE family transposase.), which yields MISLPAGSRIWLVAGITDMRNGFNGLASKVQNVLKDDPFSGHLFIFRGRRGDQIKVLWADSDGLCLFTKRLERGRFVWPVTRDGKVHLTPAQLSMLPEGINWKHPKRTERAGIRI from the coding sequence ATGATATCTCTCCCTGCCGGTTCGCGTATCTGGCTGGTTGCCGGTATCACCGACATGCGGAATGGCTTCAACGGCCTGGCATCAAAAGTTCAGAACGTCCTGAAGGATGACCCGTTCTCCGGACACCTGTTCATCTTCCGCGGACGCCGGGGTGACCAGATAAAAGTGTTGTGGGCTGACAGTGACGGACTGTGCCTCTTCACCAAACGCCTGGAGCGGGGCCGCTTCGTCTGGCCAGTCACCCGTGACGGCAAGGTGCACCTTACTCCGGCTCAGTTATCCATGCTTCCTGAAGGTATCAACTGGAAGCACCCGAAACGAACGGAACGCGCTGGAATCCGCATATAA
- a CDS encoding IS66-like element ISCro1 family transposase has product MDTSLAHENARLRALLQTQQDTIRQMAEYNRLLSQRVAAYASEINRLKALVAKLQRMQFGKSSEKLRAKTERQIQEAQERISALQEEMAETLGEQYDPVLPSALRQSSARKPLPASLPRETRVIRPEEECCPACGGELSSLGCDVSEQLELISSAFKVIETQRPKLACCRCDHIVQAPVPSKPIARSYAGAGLLAHVVTGKYADHLPLYRQSEIYRRQGVELSRATLGRWTGAVAELLEPLYDVLRQYVLMPGKVHADDIPVPVQEPGSGKTRTARLWVYVRDDRNAGSQMPPAVWFAYSPDRKGIHPQNHLAGYSGVLQADAYGGYRALYESGRITEAACMAHARRKIHDVHARAPTDITTEALQRIGELYAIEAEVRGCSAEQRLAARKARGAPLMQSLYDWIQQQTKTLSRHSDTAKAFAYLLKQWDALNVYCSNGWVEIDNNIAENALRGVAVGRKNWMFAGSDSGGEHAAVLYSLIGTCRLNNVEPEKWLRYVIEHIQDWPANRVRDLLPWKVDLSSQ; this is encoded by the coding sequence ATGGACACCTCACTTGCTCATGAGAACGCCCGCCTGCGGGCACTGTTGCAGACGCAACAGGACACCATCCGCCAGATGGCTGAATACAACCGCCTGCTCTCACAGCGGGTGGCGGCTTATGCTTCCGAAATCAACCGGCTGAAGGCGCTGGTTGCGAAACTGCAACGTATGCAGTTCGGTAAAAGCTCAGAAAAACTTCGTGCAAAAACCGAACGGCAGATACAGGAAGCTCAGGAGCGAATCAGCGCACTTCAGGAAGAAATGGCGGAAACGCTGGGTGAGCAATATGACCCGGTACTGCCATCCGCCCTGCGCCAGTCTTCAGCCCGTAAACCGTTACCGGCCTCACTTCCCCGTGAAACCCGGGTTATCCGGCCGGAAGAGGAATGCTGTCCTGCCTGTGGTGGTGAACTCAGTTCTCTGGGATGTGATGTGTCAGAGCAACTGGAGCTTATCAGCAGCGCCTTTAAGGTTATCGAAACACAACGTCCGAAACTGGCCTGTTGCCGGTGCGACCATATCGTGCAGGCACCAGTACCGTCAAAACCCATTGCACGCAGTTATGCCGGAGCGGGGCTTCTTGCCCATGTTGTCACCGGGAAATATGCAGACCATCTGCCGTTATACCGCCAGTCAGAAATATACCGTCGTCAGGGAGTGGAGCTGAGCCGTGCCACACTGGGGCGCTGGACAGGTGCTGTTGCTGAACTGCTGGAGCCGCTGTATGACGTCCTGCGCCAGTATGTGCTGATGCCCGGTAAAGTCCATGCTGATGATATCCCTGTCCCGGTCCAGGAGCCGGGCAGCGGTAAAACCCGGACAGCCCGGCTGTGGGTCTACGTCCGTGATGACCGCAACGCCGGTTCACAGATGCCCCCGGCGGTCTGGTTCGCGTACAGTCCGGACCGGAAAGGTATCCATCCACAAAATCACCTGGCCGGTTACAGCGGTGTGCTTCAGGCCGATGCTTACGGTGGTTACCGGGCGTTATACGAATCCGGCAGAATAACGGAAGCCGCGTGTATGGCTCATGCCCGGAGAAAAATCCACGATGTGCATGCAAGAGCGCCCACCGACATCACCACGGAAGCCCTGCAGCGTATCGGTGAACTGTATGCTATCGAGGCAGAGGTACGGGGCTGTTCAGCAGAACAGCGTCTGGCGGCAAGAAAAGCCAGAGGCGCGCCACTGATGCAGTCACTGTATGACTGGATACAGCAACAGACGAAAACACTGTCGCGTCACTCAGATACGGCAAAAGCGTTCGCATACCTGCTGAAACAGTGGGATGCCCTGAACGTGTACTGCAGTAATGGCTGGGTGGAAATCGACAACAACATCGCAGAGAACGCCTTACGGGGAGTGGCCGTAGGCCGGAAAAACTGGATGTTCGCGGGTTCCGACAGCGGTGGTGAACATGCGGCGGTGTTGTACTCGCTGATCGGCACATGCCGTCTGAACAATGTGGAGCCAGAAAAGTGGCTGCGTTACGTCATTGAACATATCCAGGACTGGCCGGCAAACCGGGTACGCGATCTGTTGCCCTGGAAAGTTGATCTGAGCTCTCAGTAA
- a CDS encoding IS4 family transposase yields the protein MSSVPTDALTEPAQLIQWYLLRWNIEIFFKILKSGCQVEKLQLETFERTRNCLALYLIIEWRIFYISSLNKSLPEGPCDLIFESKEWECLWILTENKPPPDVIPDIKTAVLMLARLGGYLARKNDSPPGPKAIWTGMMRLMLSINAIEIARNTYG from the coding sequence ATGAGCAGCGTGCCGACAGATGCACTGACAGAGCCAGCACAACTCATTCAGTGGTATTTATTAAGATGGAATATTGAAATATTCTTTAAGATTCTGAAAAGTGGATGTCAGGTTGAAAAATTGCAACTTGAAACCTTTGAGCGGACAAGGAATTGCCTCGCCTTATATCTTATAATTGAATGGAGAATATTTTATATTAGCTCGTTAAATAAATCATTACCTGAGGGACCCTGCGATTTAATTTTTGAAAGTAAAGAATGGGAATGTCTCTGGATACTTACAGAAAATAAACCACCACCGGATGTCATACCTGATATAAAAACAGCCGTACTGATGCTGGCAAGATTAGGAGGCTATCTGGCAAGAAAGAACGATTCGCCCCCGGGTCCGAAAGCGATATGGACGGGGATGATGCGATTAATGTTATCAATAAACGCTATAGAAATTGCCCGTAATACTTATGGGTAA
- a CDS encoding IS4/Tn5 family transposase DNA-binding protein, whose product MENWVIQELESLDVGDVRLERRVKHVLSVLSRSPKESIPVSCRTWSETKAAYRCFSSEKVSADKIMAPHKQQIIKRVQHFKRVFVLQDTTELNYSGQKDKQGVGPKKHKDERRLLLHPQLVISDSGVCLGVYDDYQWFRTELKTENKSRKEICNDLLHKRHVTEKETWRWVDGYNKATELAGICPDTHVISVSDREGDFYDLFEYAEKTNGIKADWLVRMKNTNRATLDITGKREHQLQNEKMMKLPPQQIIEFTLPDDRERPSRLIRQELRLARVTLHPPTGRRGNLRCSPVTVTVLLAQEINPPKDVQPLT is encoded by the coding sequence ATGGAAAACTGGGTTATTCAGGAACTGGAATCCCTGGACGTTGGTGATGTCAGGCTGGAAAGACGCGTGAAGCATGTTCTCAGTGTGCTCAGCCGCTCACCGAAGGAAAGTATTCCGGTATCCTGCCGCACATGGAGTGAGACAAAGGCAGCTTATCGTTGTTTTTCCAGTGAAAAAGTTTCGGCAGATAAGATAATGGCACCCCATAAGCAGCAGATCATCAAAAGAGTTCAACACTTTAAACGGGTTTTTGTCTTACAGGATACGACGGAACTCAACTATTCAGGCCAGAAAGATAAACAGGGTGTTGGACCTAAAAAACATAAGGATGAAAGACGACTGTTACTTCATCCCCAACTGGTTATTAGCGACTCTGGCGTTTGCCTCGGCGTTTATGATGATTACCAGTGGTTCAGAACAGAACTAAAAACTGAGAATAAAAGCCGCAAAGAAATATGTAACGATTTACTTCATAAAAGACATGTTACTGAAAAGGAAACATGGCGTTGGGTTGACGGGTATAATAAAGCAACAGAACTGGCAGGTATCTGTCCCGATACTCATGTTATATCCGTTTCAGATCGTGAAGGGGATTTTTACGACCTTTTTGAATATGCAGAAAAAACAAATGGAATAAAGGCCGACTGGCTCGTAAGAATGAAAAACACGAACAGGGCAACTCTTGATATTACAGGAAAAAGAGAGCATCAACTTCAGAATGAAAAAATGATGAAACTCCCCCCACAACAGATAATCGAATTCACACTGCCGGATGACCGGGAACGGCCTTCCCGCCTCATCCGGCAGGAACTGCGTCTGGCCCGGGTAACGCTGCATCCCCCAACAGGACGCAGAGGAAACCTGCGGTGTTCTCCGGTAACAGTAACTGTATTACTTGCACAGGAAATAAATCCACCCAAAGATGTTCAGCCATTGACATAG
- a CDS encoding IS3-like element ISEc16 family transposase (programmed frameshift), whose translation MTKPVSISKKPRKQHTPEFRNEALKLAERIGVAAAARELSLYESQLYAWRSKQQQQMSSSERESELAAENVRLKRQLAEQAEELAILPKGRDILREAPEMKYVFIENHRAEFSIKAMCRVLRVARSGWYVWLRRRHQMSLRQQFRLTCDTAVHKAFFEAKQRYGAPRLADELPEFNIKTIAASLRRQGLRAKAGRKFSPVSYRAHGLPVLENLLEQDFSASGPNQKWAGDITYLRTDEGWLYLAVVIDLWSRAVIGWSMSPRMTAQLACDALQMALWRRRRPESVIVHTDRGGQYCSGDYQVLLKRHNLRGSMSAKGNCYDNACVESFFHSLKVECIHGERFSSREIMRATVFNYIECDYNRWRRHSACGGLSPEQFENHNLA comes from the exons ATGACAAAACCAGTATCAATCAGCAAGAAGCCCCGTAAACAACATACGCCTGAATTTCGTAACGAAGCCCTGAAACTCGCTGAACGCATCGGTGTGGCCGCCGCAGCCCGTGAACTCAGCCTGTATGAATCTCAGCTTTATGCCTGGCGCAGTAAACAGCAGCAACAAATGAGTTCGTCAGAGCGCGAAAGCGAACTGGCCGCTGAAAATGTCCGCCTTAAACGACAACTGGCGGAGCAGGCTGAGGAACTGGCCATCCTCC CAAAAGGCCGCGACATACTTCGCGAAGCGCCTGAAATGAAGTATGTCTTCATCGAAAATCATCGGGCAGAGTTCAGCATCAAAGCGATGTGTCGTGTACTTCGGGTTGCCCGCAGCGGCTGGTATGTCTGGCTCAGGCGTCGTCACCAGATGAGCCTGCGCCAACAGTTTCGGCTCACCTGCGATACCGCTGTTCATAAGGCATTCTTTGAGGCAAAGCAGCGATACGGTGCTCCCCGCCTTGCTGACGAACTGCCGGAGTTCAATATTAAAACCATTGCCGCCAGCCTGCGTCGTCAGGGGCTGCGGGCGAAAGCCGGCCGGAAGTTCAGCCCGGTCAGCTACCGTGCACATGGCCTGCCCGTATTGGAGAATCTGCTGGAGCAGGACTTCAGCGCCAGCGGCCCGAACCAGAAGTGGGCGGGTGACATCACGTACTTGCGTACCGATGAGGGCTGGTTGTATCTCGCAGTAGTCATCGACCTGTGGTCACGCGCCGTTATTGGCTGGTCGATGTCACCGCGAATGACAGCACAACTGGCCTGTGATGCACTGCAAATGGCGTTGTGGCGGAGAAGACGCCCGGAAAGCGTCATTGTTCATACGGACCGTGGTGGTCAATACTGTTCAGGGGATTATCAGGTGCTGCTGAAGCGACACAACCTGCGTGGCAGTATGAGTGCGAAAGGCAACTGTTATGACAATGCCTGTGTGGAAAGCTTCTTTCATTCGCTGAAGGTGGAATGTATCCACGGGGAACGCTTTAGCAGCCGGGAAATAATGCGGGCAACGGTGTTTAATTATATCGAGTGTGATTACAATCGCTGGCGTCGTCACAGTGCCTGTGGCGGTCTCAGCCCGGAACAATTTGAAAACCATAATCTCGCTTAG
- a CDS encoding cycle-inhibiting factor: protein MANVLLNSDDHSVPIHKKKPSVIMEAIDNNLAQMTNDWGVSFEEVEAIIGRKKGIVEPSCGVIANTIMKLFLGQDDFSYSFEKQQSLSLSELLECLCSLPEQQNFILRVNDGGLGHAYVIDIPAGANIGRSAFLYQSDLGEGVTRKLRFEDWMVQKALNPIPLDDIYRYFTCMAQNKVDLVQIAKLFDIDGNAHMLRPEHILHTKCSDFNFQIFEYDARIPGKNISIIKILCN from the coding sequence ATGGCTAATGTATTACTGAATAGCGATGACCACTCAGTACCAATCCATAAGAAAAAACCTTCAGTAATAATGGAGGCAATCGATAATAATTTAGCACAGATGACAAACGATTGGGGCGTTTCGTTCGAGGAAGTTGAGGCGATCATTGGCAGAAAGAAGGGGATAGTAGAACCTTCTTGCGGAGTTATTGCAAATACAATTATGAAGTTGTTCCTGGGCCAGGATGACTTCAGCTACTCTTTTGAAAAGCAACAGTCACTATCACTTAGTGAGCTTCTGGAGTGTCTATGCTCTTTACCGGAGCAACAGAATTTTATTTTACGAGTTAATGATGGAGGACTTGGTCATGCATATGTTATCGATATCCCTGCAGGAGCTAATATAGGCCGCTCTGCTTTTCTGTACCAGTCTGACTTAGGAGAAGGCGTCACCAGAAAGCTGCGATTTGAGGACTGGATGGTACAAAAAGCATTGAATCCGATTCCGTTGGATGATATTTACAGATATTTCACTTGTATGGCACAAAATAAGGTAGATCTTGTGCAGATTGCAAAGTTATTTGATATTGACGGAAATGCTCACATGCTGCGACCAGAACATATCCTGCACACCAAATGTAGTGATTTTAATTTCCAGATTTTTGAATATGATGCAAGAATCCCGGGAAAAAACATCAGCATCATCAAAATATTATGTAATTAA
- a CDS encoding IS256-like element IS1414 family transposase, which produces MDEKQLQALANELAKNLKTPEDLSQFDRLLKKLSVEAALNAEMTHHPGYEKNQSRPGANSRNGFSTKTVITGDGPLELRTPRDRDGTFEPQLVKKNQTRITGMDNQILSLYAKGMTTREIAAAFKELYDADVSPALISKVTDAVMEQVVEWQNRPLDAVYPIVYLDCIVLKVRQDSRVINKSVFLALGINIEGQKELLGMWLAENEGAKFWLNVLTELKNRGLNDILIACVDGLKGFPDAINTVYPKARIQLCIVHMVRNSLRFVSWKDYKAVTRDLKAIYQAPTEEAGQQALEAFAAAWDCRYPQISRSWQANWPNLATFFAYPTDIRKVIYTTNAIESLNSVIRHALKKRKVFPTDDSVKKVVWLAIQSASQKWTMPLKDWRMAMSRFIIEFGDRLDGHF; this is translated from the coding sequence ATGGACGAAAAACAGTTACAGGCTCTGGCTAACGAACTGGCCAAAAACCTCAAAACCCCTGAAGACCTCAGTCAGTTTGATCGGCTGCTGAAAAAGCTCAGCGTTGAAGCCGCTCTCAATGCAGAGATGACACACCATCCTGGGTATGAGAAAAATCAGTCCAGACCAGGAGCTAACTCCCGCAACGGTTTTTCCACAAAGACCGTTATCACAGGCGACGGTCCACTGGAACTGCGTACTCCGCGCGATCGTGACGGTACCTTCGAACCACAACTGGTAAAGAAAAATCAGACCCGTATTACCGGGATGGATAACCAGATCCTCTCGTTGTATGCCAAAGGGATGACCACCCGTGAGATAGCTGCTGCGTTCAAAGAACTGTATGACGCAGATGTTTCACCGGCACTGATATCAAAGGTTACCGATGCCGTGATGGAGCAGGTTGTAGAATGGCAAAACCGACCACTGGATGCTGTTTACCCCATTGTTTATCTTGACTGTATCGTCCTGAAAGTTCGGCAGGACAGTCGCGTCATCAACAAATCGGTGTTCCTGGCACTGGGCATCAATATCGAAGGTCAGAAAGAACTGCTGGGTATGTGGCTGGCCGAAAATGAAGGGGCGAAGTTCTGGCTCAATGTGCTGACTGAACTGAAAAACCGCGGTCTGAACGATATCCTCATCGCCTGTGTGGATGGCCTGAAAGGCTTCCCGGATGCCATCAACACAGTATATCCGAAGGCCCGCATCCAGTTATGCATCGTGCATATGGTGCGCAACAGCCTGCGCTTCGTGTCATGGAAGGACTACAAAGCCGTCACTCGCGACCTGAAAGCGATTTATCAGGCTCCCACGGAAGAGGCAGGCCAGCAGGCACTGGAAGCGTTCGCTGCGGCCTGGGACTGTCGCTATCCTCAGATAAGCCGAAGCTGGCAGGCTAACTGGCCGAATCTTGCCACGTTCTTCGCTTATCCAACGGACATCCGCAAAGTGATCTATACGACGAATGCCATCGAGTCGCTAAACAGCGTGATCCGCCATGCGCTCAAAAAGCGTAAAGTGTTCCCGACAGACGACTCGGTGAAAAAAGTGGTGTGGCTGGCAATCCAGTCTGCGTCCCAGAAATGGACGATGCCGTTGAAGGACTGGCGAATGGCAATGAGCCGCTTTATTATCGAGTTCGGTGACCGCCTGGACGGTCACTTCTGA
- a CDS encoding IS4-like element IS4 family transposase — protein MLIGQALDLVSRYDSLRNPLTSLGDYLDPELISRCLAESGTVTLRKRRLPLEMMVWCIVGMALERKEPLHQIVNRLDIMLPGNRPFVAPSAVIQARQRLGSEAVRRVFTKTAQLWHNTTPHPHWCGLTLLAIDGVFWRTPDTPENDAAFPRQTHAGNPALYPQVKMVCQMELTSHLLTAAAFGTMKNSENELAEQLIEQTGDNTLTLMDKGYYSLGLLNAWSQAGEHRHWMIPLRKGAQYEEIRKLGKGDHLVKLKTSPQARKKWPGLGNEVTARLLTVTRKGKVCHLLTSMTDAMRFPGGEMADLYSHRWEIELGYREIKQTMQLSRLTLRSKKPELVEQELWGVLLAYNLVRYQMIKMAEHLKGYWPNQLSFSESCGMVMRMLMTLQGASPGRIPELMRDLASMGQLVKLPTRRERAFPRVVKERPWKYPTAPKKSQSVA, from the coding sequence ATGCTCATTGGACAGGCCCTTGATTTGGTATCCCGTTACGATTCTCTGCGTAACCCACTGACTTCTCTGGGGGATTACCTCGACCCCGAACTCATCTCTCGTTGCCTTGCCGAATCAGGTACTGTAACGCTACGCAAGCGCCGTCTTCCCCTCGAAATGATGGTCTGGTGTATTGTTGGCATGGCGCTTGAGCGTAAAGAACCTCTTCACCAGATTGTGAATCGCCTGGACATCATGCTGCCGGGCAATCGCCCCTTCGTTGCCCCCAGTGCCGTTATTCAGGCCCGCCAGCGTCTGGGAAGTGAGGCTGTCCGCCGCGTGTTCACGAAAACAGCGCAGCTCTGGCATAACACCACGCCGCATCCGCACTGGTGCGGCCTGACCCTGCTGGCCATCGATGGTGTGTTCTGGCGCACACCGGATACACCAGAGAACGATGCAGCCTTCCCCCGCCAGACACATGCCGGGAACCCGGCGCTCTACCCGCAGGTCAAAATGGTCTGCCAGATGGAACTGACCAGCCATCTGCTGACGGCTGCAGCCTTCGGCACGATGAAGAACAGCGAAAATGAGCTTGCTGAGCAACTTATAGAACAAACCGGCGATAACACCCTGACGTTAATGGATAAAGGTTATTACTCACTGGGACTGTTAAATGCCTGGAGCCAGGCGGGAGAACACCGCCACTGGATGATCCCTCTCAGAAAGGGAGCGCAATATGAAGAGATCAGAAAACTGGGTAAAGGCGATCATCTGGTGAAGCTGAAAACCAGCCCGCAGGCACGAAAAAAGTGGCCGGGGCTGGGAAATGAGGTGACAGCCCGCCTGCTGACCGTGACGCGCAAAGGAAAAGTCTGCCATCTGCTGACGTCGATGACGGACGCCATGCGCTTCCCCGGAGGAGAAATGGCGGATCTGTACAGTCATCGCTGGGAAATCGAACTGGGATACAGGGAGATAAAACAGACGATGCAACTGAGCAGGCTGACGCTGAGAAGTAAAAAGCCGGAGCTTGTGGAGCAAGAGCTGTGGGGTGTCTTACTGGCTTATAATCTGGTGAGATATCAGATGATTAAAATGGCAGAACATCTGAAAGGTTACTGGCCGAATCAACTGAGTTTCTCAGAATCATGCGGAATGGTAATGAGAATGCTGATGACATTGCAGGGCGCTTCACCGGGACGTATACCGGAGCTGATGCGCGATCTTGCAAGTATGGGACAACTTGTGAAATTACCGACAAGAAGGGAAAGAGCCTTCCCGAGAGTGGTAAAGGAGAGGCCCTGGAAATACCCCACAGCCCCGAAAAAGAGCCAGTCAGTTGCTTAA
- the tnpB gene encoding IS66 family insertion sequence element accessory protein TnpB (TnpB, as the term is used for proteins encoded by IS66 family insertion elements, is considered an accessory protein, since TnpC, encoded by a neighboring gene, is a DDE family transposase.), which yields MISLPAGSRIWLVAGITDMRNGFNGLASKVQNVLKDDPFSGHLFIFRGRRGDQIKVLWADSDGLCLFTKRLERGRFVWPVTRDGKVHLTPAQLSMLPEGINWKHPKRTERAGIRI from the coding sequence ATGATATCTCTCCCTGCCGGTTCGCGTATCTGGCTGGTTGCAGGTATCACCGATATGCGAAATGGCTTTAACGGCCTGGCATCAAAAGTTCAGAACGTCCTGAAGGATGACCCGTTCTCCGGACACCTGTTCATCTTCCGCGGACGCCGGGGTGACCAGATAAAAGTGTTGTGGGCTGACAGTGACGGACTGTGCCTCTTCACCAAACGCCTGGAGCGGGGCCGCTTCGTCTGGCCAGTCACCCGTGACGGCAAGGTGCACCTTACTCCGGCTCAGTTATCCATGCTTCCTGAAGGTATCAACTGGAAGCACCCGAAACGAACGGAACGCGCTGGAATCCGCATATAA
- a CDS encoding IS66-like element ISCro1 family transposase: protein MDTSLAHENARLRALLQTQQDTIRQMAEYNRLLSQRVAAYASEINRLKALVAKLQRMQFGKSSEKLRAKTERQIQEAQERISALQEEMAETLGEQYDPVLPSALRQSSARKPLPASLPRETRVIRPEEECCPACGGELSSLGCDVSEQLELISSAFKVIETQRPKLACCRCDHIVQAPVPSKPIARSYAGAGLLAHVVTGKYADHLPLYRQSEIYRRQGVELSRATLGRWTGAVAELLEPLYDVLRQYVLMPGKVHADDIPVPVQEPGSGKTRTARLWVYVRDDRNAGSQMPPAVWFAYSPDRKGIHPQNHLAGYSGVLQADAYGGYRVLYESGRITEAACMAHARRKIHDVHARAPTDITTEALQRIGELYAIEAEVRGCSAEQRLAARKARAAPLMQSLYDWIQQQMKTLSRHSDTAKAFAYLLKQWDALNVYCSNGWVEIDNNIAENALRGVAVGRKNWMFAGSDSGGEHAAVLYSLIGTCRLNNVEPEKWLRYVIEHIQDWPANRVRDLLPWKVDLSSQ from the coding sequence ATGGACACCTCACTTGCTCATGAGAACGCCCGCCTGCGGGCACTGTTGCAGACGCAACAGGACACCATCCGCCAGATGGCTGAATACAACCGCCTGCTCTCACAGCGGGTGGCGGCTTATGCTTCCGAAATCAACCGGCTGAAGGCGCTGGTTGCGAAACTGCAACGTATGCAGTTCGGTAAAAGCTCAGAAAAACTTCGTGCAAAAACCGAACGGCAGATACAGGAAGCTCAGGAGCGAATCAGCGCACTTCAGGAAGAAATGGCGGAAACGCTGGGTGAGCAGTATGACCCGGTACTGCCATCCGCCCTGCGCCAGTCTTCAGCCCGTAAACCGTTACCGGCCTCACTTCCCCGTGAAACCCGGGTTATCCGGCCGGAAGAGGAATGCTGTCCTGCCTGTGGTGGTGAACTCAGTTCTCTGGGATGTGATGTGTCAGAGCAACTGGAGCTTATCAGCAGCGCCTTTAAGGTTATCGAAACACAACGTCCGAAACTGGCCTGTTGCCGGTGCGACCATATCGTGCAGGCACCAGTACCTTCAAAACCCATTGCACGCAGTTATGCCGGAGCGGGGCTTCTGGCCCATGTTGTCACCGGGAAATATGCAGACCATCTGCCGTTATACCGCCAGTCAGAAATATACCGTCGTCAGGGAGTGGAGCTGAGCCGTGCCACACTGGGGCGCTGGACCGGTGCCGTTGCTGAACTGCTGGAGCCGCTGTATGACGTCCTGCGCCAGTATGTGCTGATGCCCGGTAAAGTCCATGCCGATGATATCCCCGTCCCGGTCCAGGAGCCGGGCAGCGGTAAAACCCGGACAGCCCGGCTGTGGGTCTACGTCCGTGATGACCGCAACGCCGGTTCACAGATGCCCCCGGCGGTCTGGTTCGCGTACAGTCCGGACCGGAAAGGTATCCATCCACAAAATCACCTGGCCGGTTACAGCGGTGTGCTTCAGGCCGATGCTTACGGTGGTTACCGGGTGTTATACGAATCCGGCAGAATAACGGAAGCCGCGTGTATGGCTCATGCCCGGAGAAAAATCCACGATGTGCATGCAAGAGCGCCCACCGACATCACCACGGAAGCCCTGCAGCGTATCGGTGAACTGTATGCTATCGAGGCAGAGGTCCGGGGCTGTTCAGCAGAACAGCGTCTGGCGGCAAGAAAAGCCAGAGCCGCGCCACTGATGCAGTCACTGTATGACTGGATACAGCAACAGATGAAAACACTGTCGCGTCACTCAGATACGGCAAAAGCGTTCGCATACCTGCTGAAACAGTGGGATGCACTGAACGTGTACTGCAGTAATGGCTGGGTGGAAATCGACAACAACATCGCAGAGAACGCCTTACGGGGAGTGGCCGTAGGCCGGAAAAACTGGATGTTCGCGGGTTCCGACAGCGGTGGTGAACATGCGGCGGTGTTGTACTCGCTGATCGGCACATGCCGTCTGAACAATGTGGAGCCAGAAAAGTGGCTGCGTTACGTCATTGAACATATCCAGGACTGGCCGGCAAACCGGGTACGCGATCTGTTGCCCTGGAAAGTTGATCTGAGCTCTCAGTAA